TGACCGAAACACGCACTCGCTCGCCCTCTTCAGTGTATCTCCACTCGATATCTGTGGGCTTCCTAAGAAACATTAGACACGAACACATACATTAAGAGCCAGATGCActgcattgttttatatttattactctATTTCATGATTGACGCTCACCTGTCAGTAGGGTCAACTAATGTAACATCCTTCAGCAGCAGAGGGGCTTCACTGGCGATGTAAGTACCCCGGTAATCTCCAGATCTGCCAATATACCTGTAATGCTGGAAAAGAGTGTTTGAAACAATTAAAAGTGCTGCTTTGCAATGAAATTATTACTGGAAGAATCTTATTTAAATCTTTTACTCCTACCGTGTTCAGGCCCTCGAGTATGACCCAGTTTCGATGTCGGATCACCTGAGCAACTTTGCCCTGCTTTCCTTTGTCCTTTCCAGACAAAATCTCCACCTAGTTTGAATCAGATTTCAGTGGTATGTTCTATAAATATACAATGTAAAATACTACAAAACATACAGAATTTAAGAGTTAAATGGTGTTAAAACATCCACTACATCTTTTAGATGCCAAGGACCCCCAGATATAATAATAGGGACCTCATTCTAAAATGTAAAAGGCAGTTATATATTTTTACCCATTAAGTGTGAAAAACGAGTGGgtaaaaaaatggaacaaaacgTCCACTAAATATTAAATGCTTTCAAGGTGTACTAAAAGACAGAAAGGATCACTTACTGTGTCTCCTCTCACGACATGCCAGTCCTCGTTTGCAATAGGTTCAACAAacacttttcttcttttcttgccGGGTGGATTGAGCCGCTGGGCTGCGATGGTCCACGGTCTGTTCGTGCCATAA
The window above is part of the Cyprinus carpio isolate SPL01 unplaced genomic scaffold, ASM1834038v1 S000006749, whole genome shotgun sequence genome. Proteins encoded here:
- the mrpl24 gene encoding probable 39S ribosomal protein L24, mitochondrial — encoded protein: MRLTALLSMAAKAAFPHDYRYGTNRPWTIAAQRLNPPGKKRRKVFVEPIANEDWHVVRGDTVEILSGKDKGKQGKVAQVIRHRNWVILEGLNTHYRYIGRSGDYRGTYIASEAPLLLKDVTLVDPTDRKPTDIEWRYTEEGERVRVSVRTGRIIPKPVFQRKDGIIPQQWKDGPKDTSPEDTLQKTYTPSLKTLEEDVMEKMNIQEDRRPRKSYWY